A window of the Pseudomonas gozinkensis genome harbors these coding sequences:
- the fabF gene encoding beta-ketoacyl-ACP synthase II, with the protein MSRRRVVVTGMGMLSPLGTDVPSSWQGILAGRSGIGLIEHTDLSAYSTRFGGSVKGFNVEEYLSVKEARKLDLFIQYGLAAGFQAVRNAGLEVTDANRERIGVAMGSGIGGLTNIEETSRTLHETGPRRISPFFVPGSIINMISGFLSIHLGAQGPNYAIATACTTGTHCIGMAARNIMYDEADVMIAGGAEMAACGLGMGGFGASRALSTRNDEPTRASRPWDKGRDGFVLSDGAGALVLEELEHAKARGATIYAELIGFGTSGDAFHMTSPPADGAGAARCITNALRDAKINVDQVQYINAHGTSTPAGDLAEANAIKSVFGDHAYKLAVSSTKSMTGHLLGAAGAVEAIFSVLAINSQVAPPTINLDEPDEGCDLDFVPHTARNMDIDVVLSNSFGFGGTNGTLAFRRFAG; encoded by the coding sequence GTGTCGCGTAGACGCGTCGTAGTCACCGGTATGGGTATGTTGTCGCCACTGGGCACGGATGTGCCGAGCAGTTGGCAGGGCATTCTGGCTGGCCGCAGTGGCATTGGTCTGATCGAACACACCGACCTTTCTGCCTATTCCACCCGCTTTGGCGGCTCGGTAAAGGGCTTCAATGTCGAGGAGTACCTGTCGGTCAAGGAAGCGCGCAAGCTCGACCTGTTCATTCAGTACGGTCTGGCGGCCGGCTTTCAAGCCGTACGCAATGCCGGTCTGGAAGTCACCGATGCCAACCGTGAACGCATTGGCGTGGCCATGGGTTCGGGTATCGGCGGTCTGACCAACATCGAAGAAACCAGCCGCACCCTGCACGAGACTGGCCCGCGCCGGATTTCTCCGTTCTTTGTGCCTGGCTCGATCATCAATATGATTTCCGGTTTCCTGTCCATCCATCTGGGTGCACAGGGGCCTAACTATGCCATCGCCACAGCGTGTACCACCGGTACGCACTGCATCGGCATGGCGGCGCGCAACATCATGTACGACGAAGCCGACGTGATGATTGCCGGCGGTGCCGAGATGGCCGCGTGCGGTCTGGGCATGGGCGGCTTTGGTGCCTCCCGTGCACTGTCGACCCGCAACGACGAACCGACCCGCGCCAGCCGTCCGTGGGACAAGGGCCGCGACGGCTTCGTACTGTCCGACGGCGCCGGCGCCCTGGTGCTCGAAGAGCTCGAGCATGCCAAGGCCCGTGGCGCGACCATCTACGCCGAACTGATCGGTTTCGGCACCAGTGGCGACGCCTTCCACATGACTTCGCCACCCGCCGACGGCGCCGGTGCCGCACGCTGCATCACCAATGCGCTGCGCGATGCGAAGATCAACGTCGATCAAGTGCAATACATCAACGCCCACGGTACTTCGACGCCGGCCGGCGACCTTGCCGAAGCCAACGCGATCAAGTCGGTGTTCGGTGATCACGCCTACAAGCTGGCGGTCAGCTCCACCAAGTCCATGACCGGTCACCTGCTGGGAGCGGCGGGTGCGGTCGAGGCGATCTTCAGCGTGCTGGCGATCAACAGCCAGGTGGCGCCGCCGACCATCAACCTCGATGAGCCGGACGAAGGCTGCGACCTCGATTTCGTGCCGCACACCGCGCGCAACATGGATATCGATGTCGTGCTGTCCAACTCGTTCGGGTTTGGCGGCACCAACGGTACGTTGGCGTTCCGTCGGTTCGCCGGCTGA
- the acpP gene encoding acyl carrier protein yields the protein MSTIEERVKKIVAEQLGVKEEEVVNTASFVEDLGADSLDTVELVMALEEEFETEIPDEEAEKITTVQAAIDYVTSHQA from the coding sequence ATGAGCACCATCGAAGAGCGCGTCAAGAAAATCGTTGCCGAGCAACTGGGTGTTAAAGAAGAAGAAGTGGTCAACACCGCTTCCTTCGTAGAAGACCTGGGTGCCGACTCCCTTGACACCGTTGAGCTGGTGATGGCTCTGGAAGAGGAATTCGAGACCGAAATCCCTGACGAAGAAGCTGAGAAGATCACTACTGTACAAGCTGCAATCGACTACGTTACTAGCCACCAGGCGTAA
- the fabG gene encoding 3-oxoacyl-ACP reductase FabG has product MSLQGKVALVTGASRGIGQAIALELGRQGAIVVGTATSASGAERIAATLKENGIQGAGFELNVTSDESVTKVLASIQEQFGAPVAILVNNAGITRDNLMMRMKDDEWYDVIDTNLNSLYRLSKGVLRGMTKARWGRIISIGSVVGAMGNAGQVNYAAAKAGLEGFSRAMAREVGSRSITVNSVTPGFIDTDMTRELPEAQREALQTQIPLGRLGQAQEIASVVAFLASDGAAYVTGATIPVNGGMYM; this is encoded by the coding sequence ATGAGTCTGCAAGGTAAAGTTGCACTGGTCACCGGCGCAAGCCGTGGTATCGGCCAGGCTATCGCACTGGAACTGGGTCGTCAGGGCGCCATCGTTGTCGGCACCGCGACTTCCGCTTCGGGCGCCGAGCGCATTGCTGCGACCCTGAAGGAAAACGGCATTCAGGGCGCTGGTTTCGAACTGAACGTTACCAGCGACGAATCCGTCACCAAAGTGCTTGCCAGCATTCAGGAGCAGTTCGGTGCGCCAGTGGCGATTCTGGTCAACAATGCCGGCATCACCCGCGATAACCTGATGATGCGCATGAAAGACGACGAGTGGTACGACGTGATCGATACCAACCTGAACAGTCTGTATCGCCTGTCCAAGGGCGTTCTGCGCGGCATGACGAAAGCGCGTTGGGGCCGAATTATCAGTATTGGCTCGGTGGTGGGTGCCATGGGCAACGCTGGCCAAGTAAACTATGCAGCCGCCAAGGCCGGTCTGGAAGGTTTCAGCCGTGCCATGGCGCGTGAAGTCGGTTCGCGTTCGATTACGGTCAACTCGGTAACCCCAGGGTTCATCGACACCGATATGACCCGCGAGCTGCCTGAAGCACAGCGTGAAGCCTTGCAGACGCAGATTCCGCTGGGCCGTCTGGGACAAGCTCAAGAGATCGCGTCCGTGGTCGCTTTTCTTGCATCCGACGGTGCGGCATACGTGACCGGGGCTACAATCCCGGTTAACGGCGGGATGTACATGTAA